The following are from one region of the Nicotiana tomentosiformis chromosome 7, ASM39032v3, whole genome shotgun sequence genome:
- the LOC138895564 gene encoding uncharacterized protein produces MKLSIGPLPSSVGEQPTNSTASAAAASQYTTPSTSSPSTPDIPSSPATAASPPPAADTQNEGVPHPQSPDHENLGHNYSPPSADPYRRRRSVSLSVSIGYHLLSQPMELANYLKPLASEKDKKKILSFSGECLLNNAMHNAPAANFLTYEGLQKLILDKEGLKSERDQLLAERGQIVARLSVLEAKAAEARELEARLQQSEQEVKSLSQEVSQLNVQFQEAKSKWSEVQYVVLVAAERKDASIKRVNNLEEALNSKAEEVVVAEEKCAKVEDRYKKIKKHNRVYITIIRDLDLSLRATRSERDGLLTEENLEDAKAGVIDINDEIAKSRALELTARGRLAAQHDATDSSNFDSEFSRTEDELENNNDEGQVPEPTVDPPTSPRATDASLPLSSGGDVV; encoded by the exons ATGAAGCTGAGTATCGGGCCTCTTCCGTCTTCGGTTGGCGAGCAACCCACAAATAGCACTGCCTCTGCCGCAGCTGCTTCTCAATATACAACACCATCAACTTCATCTCCTTCCACTCCGGACATCCCTTCTTCACCAGCAACTGCTGCATCTCCCCCACCGGCTGCAGATACTCAAAATGAGGGTGTCCCTCATCCTCAGTCCCCTGACCACGAGAATTTGGGGCACAACTACTCGCCCCCTTCTGCAGATCCCTATAGGAGGAGGAGGAGTGTCTCCCTCTCGGTGTCTATTGGGTACCATCTGTTGTCCCAGCCGATGGAACTCGCTAATTATCTAAAGCcgctggcttcagaaaaagataagaagaaaatactCTCTTtttcgggagagtgtttgttaaataatgccatgcacaatgcGCCAGCG GCCAACTTCCTTACTTATGAGGGCCTTCAAAAATTGATCCTTGATAAAGAAGGACTCAAGTCCGAGCGGGATCAGTTGTTAGCCGAGAGGGGCCAAATTGTTGCTCGCCTCTCGGTGCTGGAAGCAAAAGCTGCTGAGGCGAGGGAGTTAGAGGCTCGGTTACAGCAAAGTGAGCAGGAAGTGAAGTCCCTTAGCCAAGAAGTCTCTCAGCTAAATGTACAATTTCAAGAAGCTAAGTCTAAATGGTCTGAAGTTCAATATGTCGTACTTGTTGCTGCCGAGCGCAAGGATGCCTCCATTAAGCGAGTGAATAACTTGGAGGAGGCCTTGAATTCCAAGGCTGAAGAGGTTGTTGTTGCCGAAGAGAAATGTGCCAAAGTGGAGGATAGGTATAAGAAGATCAAGAAACATAATAGGGTTTATATAACCATTATCCGTGATCTTGATCTTAGCCTTAGAGCCACAAGATCCGAGCGAGATGGCCTTCTGACCGAG GAAAACCTTGAAGATGCCAAAGCGGGCGTCATTGATATTAACGATGAGATTGCCAAGTCCCGAGCACTAGAGTTAACTGCTCGAGGACGCCTCGCGGCTCAACATGATGCAACTGACTCTTCCAATTTTGATTCCGAGTTCTCAAGAACCGAGGATGAACTTGAAAATAATAACGATGAAGGCCAAGTTCCTGAGCCGACAGTAGACCCGCCTACTTCTCCCCGGGCCACTGATGCTTCTCTTCCCCTGAGTTCTGGTGGCGATGTAGTttaa